One region of Candidatus Bathyarchaeia archaeon genomic DNA includes:
- a CDS encoding MFS transporter produces the protein MERRWLVLSSVLTSRVIYTINWFNIAPALILISNDLHLGPVDLGILTASFLIGAGVFQVPAGIASARWGPKNTSQLGMLVLSLSGVGEGLSPNFPVLLVSRFLLGVGAALFFAPAIGILTPLFKPEEEGLVLGLYNSCFNIGGGLGLFVWVMVIDLLNWHLGLIFGGVLGLVSVGIGQVVIPRDTSVKKERKPMRRAFESRDVWIIGFGVLGLWGGIFTASQFLEYYLHTTLPFRADIAGLLASLIMFASIFGGPVGGYLSDRFRQRKIFILVPGLLTSIGIALFGASPANGLWFLIPAVGFLDAMVFSTMYASVSQYPEVGHEYAPLGISIINSVQILGSFGVTIGFSLFAAAYGFPTGWFFIGGLAVAMMLFIFFLQEPFKANSRQS, from the coding sequence TTGGAGAGAAGATGGCTCGTCCTATCGTCAGTCCTAACATCTCGAGTCATCTACACCATCAACTGGTTCAATATAGCACCCGCACTCATTCTCATCAGTAATGATCTCCACCTTGGCCCCGTCGACCTTGGAATTTTAACAGCCTCTTTCCTCATCGGCGCCGGAGTCTTTCAAGTTCCTGCAGGGATCGCCTCTGCACGATGGGGTCCCAAAAACACCTCCCAACTTGGAATGCTCGTTCTCTCGCTGTCGGGAGTAGGAGAGGGACTATCACCTAACTTTCCGGTTCTGCTTGTTTCAAGGTTCCTCCTAGGCGTTGGTGCTGCACTTTTCTTCGCCCCGGCGATCGGCATCTTGACGCCTCTGTTTAAGCCGGAAGAAGAGGGACTAGTCCTAGGCCTCTACAACAGCTGCTTCAACATAGGAGGGGGCTTAGGACTATTCGTTTGGGTTATGGTTATCGACCTGCTCAACTGGCACCTAGGTTTGATATTCGGTGGAGTGCTCGGCTTAGTCTCGGTCGGAATCGGCCAGGTCGTCATACCACGAGATACCAGCGTGAAGAAAGAACGTAAACCGATGCGGCGTGCCTTCGAGAGCCGCGATGTCTGGATTATCGGGTTCGGAGTCCTTGGACTATGGGGCGGCATCTTCACCGCGTCACAATTCCTAGAATACTACCTCCATACGACATTACCGTTTCGGGCAGACATAGCAGGGTTGCTTGCCTCGTTGATCATGTTCGCGAGCATATTCGGAGGACCTGTAGGCGGGTATCTCTCCGACCGGTTTCGGCAGCGAAAGATCTTCATCCTAGTCCCCGGACTCCTCACCTCAATCGGAATAGCCCTGTTCGGAGCCTCTCCAGCAAACGGATTATGGTTCCTCATTCCAGCAGTTGGCTTCCTAGACGCCATGGTCTTCTCGACAATGTACGCTAGCGTCAGCCAATATCCAGAAGTGGGTCATGAATACGCTCCTCTCGGGATCAGCATAATCAACTCTGTCCAGATTCTAGGAAGCTTCGGTGTGACAATAGGGTTCAGTCTCTTCGCAGCAGCCTACGGCTTTCCCACGGGATGGTTCTTTATTGGCGGGTTGGCTGTTGCAATGATGCTCTTCATCTTCTTTCTTCAAGAGCCATTCAAGGCAAACTCCCGGCAATCATGA
- a CDS encoding DMT family transporter yields MRLAHVSLLGTIIGAGFWGLSGTAAQALFQTYQFPVIALVTIRTLVSGMVLFIIVRPSTPRRPLGPLLGLSVFGFAGSQLAYLGAIQFSNAATATLLQFLFLPIVAGYEAVKGALRWSVQWTVSLLLAMVGTLFLVGGVPGWNFRILVTTNGVLFGLLAAVSGAYYTLASRPLVQAHGSWWVTTWGFAIGGLVTVPFGVESILNYQMPSTAYGFGGLVGLVAFVTIFGTILAYGLYLAGLRRLSATEIGLASSSEPIVAALAAFVFLGVILTGTQYLGGALIILAVVLHASRKVDEVTIS; encoded by the coding sequence GTGCGGCTAGCCCACGTCTCGCTCCTCGGGACGATTATTGGAGCAGGTTTCTGGGGCCTCTCGGGAACTGCTGCTCAAGCTCTGTTCCAAACCTACCAATTTCCTGTGATAGCGCTTGTTACAATCCGAACGCTCGTATCAGGGATGGTCCTCTTCATCATCGTGCGCCCCAGTACGCCTAGACGGCCTCTCGGCCCGCTTCTCGGTCTCTCGGTTTTCGGTTTCGCGGGTTCTCAGTTGGCCTATCTTGGCGCGATCCAGTTCTCGAACGCGGCTACCGCAACCCTGCTGCAATTTCTGTTCTTGCCGATTGTCGCTGGCTATGAAGCGGTGAAAGGGGCATTGCGCTGGTCGGTTCAATGGACTGTTTCGCTGCTATTGGCTATGGTCGGGACCCTGTTCTTGGTTGGAGGAGTGCCTGGTTGGAACTTTCGGATATTGGTAACTACTAACGGGGTGTTGTTCGGGTTGTTGGCGGCTGTCTCGGGAGCATACTACACATTGGCCTCGCGTCCTCTTGTCCAGGCTCACGGGTCTTGGTGGGTTACGACCTGGGGATTTGCGATTGGCGGATTGGTGACAGTGCCTTTTGGTGTGGAGTCAATTCTGAACTATCAAATGCCGTCGACTGCGTATGGTTTCGGAGGATTGGTCGGGCTTGTTGCTTTCGTTACTATCTTCGGGACAATTCTGGCTTACGGTCTCTATTTGGCCGGTTTGCGTCGGCTCTCGGCCACCGAGATCGGTTTAGCCTCCTCCTCTGAACCCATCGTGGCAGCTCTTGCAGCGTTCGTTTTCCTCGGCGTAATCTTGACTGGTACACAGTATCTAGGTGGGGCGTTGATCATTCTGGCAGTGGTCCTTCATGCTTCTCGAAAGGTTGACGAAGTCACTATTTCCTAA
- the psmB gene encoding archaeal proteasome endopeptidase complex subunit beta: MSREPYIPGATTIGMVCKDGVLLASERRYAYGSFVMSKSAKKLFRITDKIGVACAGIVGDMQVLTREARAWMSIYQYERGRQATVKNTAKLISNLLSSRRMFPYLAETIIAGFSDGKPELYVLDPIGSLLPDKFSVVGTGAQIAIGVLELDYNEELSVDEGEALLLRAVKSAIARDISSGDGVDLMVITEQGIREGSPRFS; the protein is encoded by the coding sequence ATGAGTAGAGAGCCCTACATTCCAGGTGCGACTACCATTGGCATGGTTTGCAAAGATGGAGTTCTACTGGCATCTGAACGTCGGTACGCATATGGAAGCTTCGTAATGAGCAAATCCGCGAAGAAGTTGTTCCGCATTACGGACAAGATAGGCGTCGCGTGCGCGGGCATCGTTGGTGATATGCAGGTCCTGACCAGGGAAGCTCGGGCCTGGATGAGCATCTACCAGTACGAGAGGGGTAGACAGGCGACGGTGAAGAACACGGCCAAGCTTATCTCCAATCTTCTCTCCAGCCGTCGCATGTTTCCCTACCTTGCAGAGACGATCATCGCTGGCTTCAGCGATGGAAAACCCGAACTCTACGTGTTAGACCCCATAGGATCTCTTCTCCCCGACAAGTTCTCGGTAGTGGGAACGGGCGCTCAAATCGCAATAGGAGTTCTCGAACTAGATTACAATGAGGAACTGTCCGTTGACGAGGGAGAGGCTCTGCTCCTTAGAGCTGTAAAATCGGCGATAGCCAGAGACATATCCAGCGGGGACGGTGTGGACTTGATGGTCATAACTGAACAAGGAATCAGAGAAGGATCCCCGCGATTCTCCTGA
- a CDS encoding AIR synthase family protein, which produces MRSGRHTGFVTGKIPPETLLRAVYTNLGRRDKRVLVGPGIGRDSAAVKQDGTILVFTADPITGTPSHIGQHSVEINANDIATTGARPKWYLCTILLPVGTREDSLREIAREIHETAKRLGITVVGGHTEATPGLDRPIISGFMVGETHGRVLSSEGGRPGDRILLTKTAGLEGTAILARDRATLLKKKGVPERLLKLARSYQDQISVVDEALLTAKLSGVHALHDPTEGGVLNGLWELAEASNLGVEVWGERIPVAPATQVICLTLGLDPLKLMSSGTLLLAVERSKRGTVQKALLNTSSRLTEVGKLTSRNKGRVLVKQGKRQALRAVSQDELYKLS; this is translated from the coding sequence ATGCGTTCGGGAAGACACACCGGCTTTGTAACAGGAAAGATCCCACCCGAAACATTGTTGCGCGCAGTCTACACTAATCTGGGAAGAAGGGACAAGCGAGTTCTCGTGGGTCCGGGAATCGGTCGTGACTCGGCCGCGGTCAAGCAAGATGGCACCATCCTTGTCTTTACTGCTGATCCAATTACTGGGACGCCGAGTCATATTGGACAACATTCAGTCGAAATTAATGCAAACGACATTGCGACGACTGGAGCGAGGCCAAAATGGTACCTTTGCACAATCTTGCTTCCGGTTGGTACTAGAGAAGATTCTCTGAGAGAGATCGCAAGAGAGATCCACGAAACGGCGAAGAGACTTGGGATCACCGTTGTCGGAGGACACACCGAGGCAACTCCAGGACTCGACCGACCGATAATTTCAGGTTTCATGGTTGGCGAGACACATGGTAGAGTTCTGAGTTCAGAAGGCGGGAGACCGGGAGACAGGATACTCCTAACTAAGACAGCTGGACTCGAGGGTACTGCGATTCTGGCGCGAGACAGAGCTACCCTCTTGAAGAAGAAGGGAGTTCCAGAGAGGCTGTTGAAACTGGCCAGAAGCTATCAGGACCAGATTAGCGTCGTTGATGAGGCGCTTCTGACGGCCAAGCTGAGTGGCGTCCACGCTTTGCATGATCCCACTGAAGGCGGGGTCTTGAATGGTCTGTGGGAGCTGGCCGAAGCTTCCAATCTTGGTGTGGAGGTTTGGGGGGAGAGAATTCCTGTAGCCCCTGCAACGCAGGTCATTTGCCTCACGCTGGGGCTTGACCCGTTGAAACTGATGAGTTCTGGAACACTCCTGTTGGCAGTCGAACGATCGAAGCGCGGGACCGTTCAGAAGGCTCTGCTGAACACCTCGAGCAGGCTCACCGAAGTTGGAAAACTGACCTCTCGAAATAAGGGAAGGGTCCTGGTGAAACAAGGAAAGAGACAGGCTTTGAGAGCCGTTTCCCAAGATGAGCTCTACAAGCTATCATGA